In the genome of Neovison vison isolate M4711 chromosome 3, ASM_NN_V1, whole genome shotgun sequence, one region contains:
- the SEH1L gene encoding nucleoporin SEH1 isoform X1, with amino-acid sequence MFVARHIAADHKDLIHDVSFDFHGRRMATCSSDQSVKVWDKSESGDWHCTASWKTHSGSVWRVTWAHPEFGQVLASCSFDRTAAVWEEIVGESNDKLRGQSHWVKRTTLVDSRTSVTDVKFAPKHMGLMLATCSADGIVRIYEAPDVMNLSQWSLQHEISCKLSCSCISWNPSSSRAHSPMIAVGSDDSSPNAMAKVQIFEYNENTRKYAKAETLMTVTDPVHDIAFAPNLGRSFHILAIATKDVRIFTLKPVRKELTSSGGPTKFEIHIVAQFDNHNSQVWRVSWNITGTVLASSGDDGCVRLWKANYMDNWKCTGILKGNGSPVNGNSQQGNSNPSLGSNIPNLQNSLNGSSSGRYFFPPLDSPRAGSRWSSYAQLLPPPPPPLVEHSCDADTANLQYPHPRRRSLSRPLNPLPENEGV; translated from the exons gtCTGGGATAAAAGTGAAAGTGGGGATTGGCATTGTACTGCTAGCTGGAAG ACACATAGTGGATCTGTGTGGCGTGTGACGTGGGCCCATCCTGAATTTGGACAGGTTTTGGCTTCTTGTTCTTTTGACCGAACAGCTGCTGTGTGGGAAGAAATAGTAGGAGAATCAAATGATAAACTTCGAGGACAGAGTCATTGG gttaagAGGACAACTCTAGTGGATAGCAGAACATCTGTTACCGATGTGAAATTTGCTCCTAAACATATGGGCCTTATGTTAGCAACCTGTTCGGCAGATGGTATAGTAAGAATATATGAGGCTCCAGATGTTATGAATCTCAGCCAGTGGTCTCTGCAGCACGAGATTTCATGTAAGCTAAGCTGTAGTTGTATTTCTTGGAATCCTTCAAG CTCTCGTGCTCATTCCCCCATGATAGCTGTAGGAAGTGATGACAGTAGTCCAAACGCAATGGCCAAGGTTCAGATTTTCGAGTATAATGAAAATACCAG GAAATATGCAAAAGCTGAAACCCTCATGACAGTCACAGATCCTGTGCATGACATTGCCTTTGCTCCAAACTTGGGAAGGTCTTTCCATATTCTAGCCATAGCAACCAAAGATGTGAGGATTTTTACATTAAAGCCTGTGAG GAAAGAACTTACTTCCTCTGGTGGACCAACAAAATTTGAAATCCATATAGTGGCTCAGTTTGATAATCATAATTCCCAGGTCTGGCGAGTGAGTTGGAATATAACAGGAACAGTGCTAGCATCTTCAGGAGATGATGGCTGTGTGAGATTGTGGAAAG CTAATTATATGGACAATTGGAAGTGTACTGGTATTTTGAAAGGTAATGGGAGCCCTGTCAATGGGAATTCTCAGCAGGGAAACTCAAATCCTTCCCTAGGTTCAAATATCCCAAATCTTCAAAATTCATTAAATGGATCTTCTTCTGGCAG GTATTTCTTTCCCCCTCTGGATTCCCCACGGGCTGGATCGAGATGGTCCAGTTATGcccagctccttcctcctcctcctcctcctctggtaGAGCACTCTTGCGATGCTGACACTGCCAACCTCCAGTATCCTCACCCTCGCAGACGATCTCTCTCTCGGCCTCTTAATCCCTTACCTGAGAATGAAGGGGTTTAA